In the genome of Massilibacillus massiliensis, one region contains:
- a CDS encoding MurR/RpiR family transcriptional regulator has protein sequence MEKSNILDKLKEQEGLLTKSQKIISQYLIEHYEEVAMMSAVEFGEKVNVSDATISRFVRSIGFANFYEFKNYLREQIKNFDSPYKRVVKLPDLAVEEDAYAATKELLIKIGTKDLQNLTHLMEKLDILLLERAVHAIHHARTIYLMGLGSSSTLIDFFILHLRRMGFRVIPVSEGGNYNLEKMIGMDATDLLIATTFPRYSKATYDAIVYAKKKQATVLTIMDSNFSAISSYSDIVIPLETDNITFFNSLVVPMALGNWIIMMLFAKDKERIQENVRENTNNTVLLNTKI, from the coding sequence ATGGAAAAGTCAAATATTTTAGATAAACTAAAAGAACAGGAAGGTTTGCTAACGAAAAGTCAAAAAATTATCAGTCAATATTTAATAGAACATTATGAAGAAGTTGCTATGATGTCGGCTGTAGAATTTGGTGAAAAGGTAAATGTAAGTGATGCAACGATTAGCCGATTTGTACGTTCTATAGGTTTTGCTAATTTTTATGAATTTAAGAATTACTTGCGTGAACAAATTAAAAATTTTGATTCGCCTTATAAACGTGTTGTGAAATTACCAGATCTTGCAGTAGAAGAGGATGCGTATGCAGCGACAAAAGAGCTTTTGATTAAAATCGGAACAAAAGATTTGCAAAATTTAACGCATTTGATGGAAAAGCTAGATATTCTTTTGTTAGAGCGTGCTGTACATGCGATTCATCATGCAAGAACAATTTACTTGATGGGGCTTGGATCAAGTTCTACCTTGATTGATTTTTTTATATTGCATTTGCGGCGTATGGGGTTTCGCGTGATTCCTGTGTCAGAGGGCGGGAATTATAACTTAGAGAAAATGATTGGTATGGATGCTACAGATTTATTAATTGCAACAACATTTCCTCGATATTCAAAGGCTACGTATGATGCAATCGTCTATGCGAAAAAAAAGCAGGCAACGGTGTTGACGATTATGGATAGTAACTTTTCTGCAATTAGTAGTTATAGTGATATTGTAATACCCTTAGAAACGGATAACATTACATTCTTTAACTCTTTAGTAGTGCCAATGGCATTGGGAAATTGGATTATTATGATGCTTTTTGCCAAGGATAAAGAACGAATTCAAGAAAATGTGCGGGAAAATACAAATAATACGGTTTTGTTAAATACAAAAATATAG
- the gloA2 gene encoding SMU1112c/YaeR family gloxylase I-like metalloprotein: MGIVLLNLQHMHHIAIIVSDYEKSKHFYVGLLGFKIIRENYRPDREDYKLDLKFGESELEIFCMKNPPKRPTPEACGLRHLAFKVECIEAVIAELNAKGIDTEPLRMDAFTQRKMTFFKDPDGLPLELHE; the protein is encoded by the coding sequence GTGGGGATTGTTCTGCTTAATTTACAACACATGCATCATATTGCAATCATCGTATCTGATTATGAGAAATCAAAACATTTTTATGTTGGACTATTAGGGTTTAAGATTATTCGAGAGAATTATCGTCCAGATCGTGAAGATTATAAATTGGATTTGAAATTTGGTGAGAGTGAATTAGAGATCTTCTGTATGAAAAATCCGCCGAAACGACCCACTCCAGAGGCATGTGGTCTTAGGCATTTAGCTTTTAAAGTGGAGTGTATTGAAGCGGTTATTGCCGAGTTAAATGCGAAAGGGATTGATACGGAACCCCTTCGCATGGATGCATTTACGCAGAGGAAAATGACATTTTTTAAAGATCCTGATGGATTACCATTGGAACTACATGAATAA